The region CCATAACTCCAATACGTCCCTGCGCGGCTCCACGCCCTTGCCGAAGGCACACAAAAAGTTTTGAAGGGGAGTCCAGAGGGGAAACTTTTCCAAAAGTTTCCCCTCTGGCCGCCGGAGGCAAAGAAAAGGGCCGGGTACGCGTCAGCGTACCCGGCCCTTTTTTCTGTCTCGCTGCCGCCTAGCTGTGGCAGGGCGGGATGCGTTGGCGCGGGGGGCGGGGGATGAAGCGGCCCTGACCGGGTTGGGCGGTGACGGTGTCGTTTTCAAAGACGATGTTGCCGCCGAGGATGGTCATGGTGGGCGAGCCGGTGAAGGTCATGCCTTCGAAGATGCTGTAGTCGATGGCGTGGCGGTGGGTCTTGACCGACACGGTGTGCTGCTTCTTGGGATCCGCAAAGGACCACGTCGGCATCGGCCCCGGGGGCGATGACGCCTTTTTGCGGGTGGATGTTGTAGATTTTTTGCGGCGTTGGTGGAGGTTACGGCCACGAACTGTTCCGGGGTGATGCGGCCCCTTGGCCACGCCCTCGCTGAATACGATGCGCATGCGGTCTTCGATGCCGGGCGCGCCGTTGGGTATCTTGGTGAAATCGTTCAGGCCCCGATTGCGGTCGGCCTGGGTGAAAGTACAGTTGTCGCTGGCCGTGACCTGGATGTCCCCCGCGGCGGATGCCTTCCCACAGGGCCTCGCGGTGCTCGGGAGCACGGAAGGGCGGGCTCATGACGTAGCGGGCGGCTATCTCGGGATCGTCATTGTAATAGACCGAGTCGTCGAGCAGCAGGTGGCCGCACAGGGACTCGGAGTAGACCTCCTGTCCGGACTCGCGCGCGCGGGTCACGGCGTGCAACGCGTCCTCACAGCTCATGTGGACTATGTACAGGGGTGCGCCCGCGATCTTGGCCAGGGCGATGGAATGATAGGTGGCCTCGCCCTCGGCGATGGGCGGCCTGGAAAGGACGTGCCCCTTGGGGTGGGTGATGCCCTTTTCAAGCAGCTTTTTCTGCATGTAGGCGATGATCTCGTCGTTCTCGGCGTGCACAGTGCAGAGTGCGCCGAGTTCGCGGGCCAGGGAGAAGCTGGCGAGCATCTGGTCGGGCTCGAGCATGAGCGAGCCCTTGTAGGTGGTGAAGTGCTTGAAGGAGTTGATGCCCCGTTCCTCGGCCAGGATGCGCAGCTCCTTGGCGGCCTGCTCGTCGAACCAGGTCACGGTGGCGTGGTAGGAGTAGTCGCAGGTGGCCTTGGCCGCGCGCTCCATGCAGATGTCGTAGGCCTCCAGGTAGGATTGGCCATACTTGGGGTTGATGAAGTCGATGACCATGGTGGTCCCGCCGGACAGGGCCGCGATGCCGCCGTTGTCGAACCCGTCGGCGGTGCGGGTGACCGGGGTGGGCATTTCCAGGTGGGTGTGCGGGTCTATGCCGCCGGGGATGACCATGCGGTCGGTGGCGTCGATAACGCGGTAGTCCGGGCCTGCGGACAGGTTGGGTGCCACTTCCTTGATGGCGGCGTCCTCAATGAGCACGTCGGCCTTTTGGGACCGGTCGGCGTTCACGACCAGGCCGTTTTTGATGAGCAGTTTCATTGTGTTGCCTCGTGTTCCGATCAGGCCTGTACGGAGCGCCGCCGGAACCATTCGCTGATGACGATGACCAGGATGTTGAACAGGACGATGAGCATGGCCAGGGCGTTCAGGCTCGGGGACAGGTGGAACCGGAAGTCCGAGGCCACCAGCACGGACAGGGGCTGGGCCCGGCCGCTCGTGAAGTAGGAGACCGTGTACTCGGCGTTGGACAACACGAACGAGATGAACGATCCGGCCAGGATGCCGTTTTTCATCAGC is a window of uncultured Pseudodesulfovibrio sp. DNA encoding:
- a CDS encoding amidohydrolase family protein, yielding MKLLIKNGLVVNADRSQKADVLIEDAAIKEVAPNLSAGPDYRVIDATDRMVIPGGIDPHTHLEMPTPVTRTADGFDNGGIAALSGGTTMVIDFINPKYGQSYLEAYDICMERAAKATCDYSYHATVTWFDEQAAKELRILAEERGINSFKHFTTYKGSLMLEPDQMLASFSLARELGALCTVHAENDEIIAYMQKKLLEKGITHPKGHVLSRPPIAEGEATYHSIALAKIAGAPLYIVHMSCEDALHAVTRARESGQEVYSESLCGHLLLDDSVYYNDDPEIAARYVMSPPFRAPEHREALWEGIRRGGHPGHGQRQLYFHPGRPQSGPERFHQDTQRRARHRRPHAHRIQRGRGQGAASPRNSSWP